Proteins encoded by one window of Pyxidicoccus trucidator:
- the fusA gene encoding elongation factor G translates to MSRSTRIERYRNIGIMAHIDAGKTTLTERVLYFTGRIHSTGEVHTGSTEMDWMPEEKKRGITITSAATTAFWKPTQGHAAGQPHRINILDTPGHVDFTIEVERSLRVLDGAVAVFDGSQGVEPQSEAVWRQADRYGVPRIAFLNKMDKVGADFAMSVASIEERLGARPVAVQSPIGEGSDFRGLVDVVRMVAIFFEGEDGQYREEPLTGALREEAEALRLRLIEACADVDATVLEKFVEGRLEEVTAEDLERALRAGTLSRTLVPVLCGSAFKKKGVQMLLDAVVNYLPAPSDLPAVEGCVPGREERVSRPASDAGPPTALAFKMMSDKAVGGIVFLRVYSGTLRAGTVLLNPVTGKRERVGRLMFMHANRREEVAEVHAGDICAALGLKGVRTGDTLCDPEAPVVLESLGVLEPVVQLAVEARSPAELTKLEDGLHRLAAEDPSLRVGVDPESGQVLLSGMGELHLEVVVSRLLTEYGVEARVGQPKVAYRDTIRRGVRQEYRHVRQTGGPGQYAHVVLDVGPAPRGAGLVFVDDTRGGSIPRELVPAIEKGVAGAMGRGVRDGIPLVDVEVRLVDGGTHVKDSTPQAFSMAGSLALQEAVHSAGVLALEPVMAVEVTTPEEYLGEVLGDLSARRGRVLGMEARGSVRVVSARVPMANLFGYVNGLRSRTQGRAQASMRLGSYEPVPESLQTAQAEARV, encoded by the coding sequence ATGTCTCGCAGCACGCGCATCGAGCGGTACCGCAACATCGGCATCATGGCCCACATCGACGCGGGCAAGACGACGCTCACCGAGCGCGTCCTCTACTTCACCGGCCGCATCCACTCCACGGGTGAGGTGCACACCGGCTCCACGGAGATGGACTGGATGCCGGAGGAGAAGAAGCGCGGCATCACCATTACGTCCGCGGCCACCACCGCGTTCTGGAAGCCCACGCAGGGACATGCGGCGGGACAGCCCCACCGCATCAACATCCTGGACACGCCGGGACACGTGGACTTCACCATTGAAGTGGAGCGCTCGCTGCGCGTGCTCGACGGCGCGGTGGCGGTGTTCGACGGCAGCCAGGGCGTGGAGCCCCAGTCGGAGGCGGTGTGGCGTCAGGCGGACAGGTACGGCGTGCCGCGCATCGCCTTCCTCAACAAGATGGACAAGGTGGGCGCGGACTTCGCCATGAGCGTCGCGTCCATCGAAGAGCGGCTCGGTGCGCGTCCGGTGGCGGTGCAGTCGCCCATCGGTGAGGGCTCGGACTTCCGGGGCCTCGTGGACGTGGTGCGGATGGTGGCCATCTTCTTCGAGGGAGAGGACGGCCAGTACCGCGAGGAGCCTCTCACTGGGGCGCTGCGCGAGGAGGCGGAGGCGCTGCGGCTGCGCCTCATCGAGGCGTGTGCGGACGTGGACGCCACGGTGCTGGAGAAGTTCGTGGAGGGACGGCTGGAAGAAGTCACCGCGGAGGACCTGGAGCGCGCGCTGCGCGCGGGCACCCTCTCGCGGACCCTGGTGCCGGTGCTGTGCGGGTCGGCCTTCAAGAAGAAGGGAGTGCAGATGTTGCTGGATGCCGTCGTCAACTACCTGCCCGCGCCTTCGGACCTGCCCGCCGTCGAGGGCTGTGTTCCTGGCCGGGAAGAGCGTGTCTCCCGTCCCGCGTCGGATGCGGGTCCTCCTACCGCCCTGGCGTTCAAGATGATGAGCGACAAGGCCGTGGGCGGAATCGTCTTCCTGCGCGTCTACTCGGGCACGCTGCGCGCGGGCACCGTCCTGCTCAATCCCGTCACCGGGAAGCGCGAGCGGGTAGGCCGCCTGATGTTCATGCATGCCAACCGCCGCGAGGAGGTGGCGGAGGTACACGCGGGAGACATCTGCGCGGCGCTCGGCCTGAAGGGCGTGCGCACGGGCGACACGCTGTGCGACCCGGAGGCTCCGGTGGTGCTGGAGTCGCTGGGCGTCCTGGAGCCCGTGGTGCAGCTCGCCGTGGAGGCGCGCTCGCCCGCGGAGCTGACGAAGCTGGAAGACGGCCTGCACCGGCTGGCGGCGGAGGACCCGTCGCTACGGGTGGGCGTGGATCCGGAGAGCGGCCAGGTGCTGCTGTCCGGCATGGGTGAGCTGCACCTGGAGGTGGTCGTGTCTCGGTTGCTGACGGAGTACGGAGTGGAGGCGCGCGTGGGACAGCCCAAGGTGGCGTACCGCGACACGATCCGGCGCGGCGTGCGCCAGGAGTACCGCCATGTCCGTCAGACGGGCGGGCCCGGACAGTACGCGCACGTGGTGCTGGACGTGGGTCCCGCGCCGCGAGGGGCGGGGCTCGTCTTCGTGGACGACACGCGGGGCGGCAGCATTCCGAGGGAGCTGGTCCCCGCCATCGAAAAGGGCGTGGCCGGCGCCATGGGACGCGGCGTGCGGGACGGCATCCCGCTGGTGGACGTGGAGGTGCGACTGGTGGATGGCGGCACGCACGTGAAGGACTCCACGCCGCAGGCGTTCTCCATGGCGGGTTCGCTGGCGCTGCAGGAGGCGGTGCACAGCGCGGGCGTGCTGGCGCTGGAGCCGGTGATGGCGGTGGAGGTGACGACGCCCGAGGAGTACCTGGGCGAGGTGCTCGGGGACCTGTCCGCGCGGCGCGGGCGGGTGCTGGGGATGGAGGCGCGTGGCTCCGTGCGGGTGGTCTCCGCCCGGGTGCCCATGGCCAACCTCTTCGGCTACGTGAACGGCCTGCGCAGCCGCACGCAGGGACGGGCCCAGGCCAGCATGCGTCTGGGCTCGTACGAGCCGGTGCCGGAGTCGCTCCAGACGGCGCAGGCTGAAGCGCGGGTGTGA
- a CDS encoding tetratricopeptide repeat protein: MNRRDSSRSAGRAAALCLLLAVASLACVKRPIDYEREYAKQLAPSKLETGSKSASGPVRKLRVRVYADSDYRDQVMRWRSSIVDQLRRASAVVRGPLGVTFELESTHLWERRSSESELDSSLTELEALDPGEGVDLVIGLVSRMKVFSAAQHQLGIGRMFGRHCVLREMGNPEEVQNIMNMLLHLPADEREALYHERRLHKETSVFLHEWAHTLGAFHVQNSAWMMYPNYGTEQAAFAPRTLEMLAVSLRHLPQAHRTPEARVAWARELKEKLAATVWSDWEGPDKEEVVAWLEHMASAQASVAKGPAPLPSADRQRLDEILALDREGRSEVAAQQMESLSRFYPDHEQVQSLACYLGTRAAPRLPATRERCEATAARFPREAAPLMYLAVLQLQLGSPTEAQAHLAQARQRLEARPDTGPDLWADLSGLFKQTASLTWAEETARKAAGVKDAGKVLSWALQTRRWVALPVDPKLSGVDVAREGELIRAAKEVETSLDKGSMAKAQSRLSWLSREFPRAAVGHVLQCELHVRSGRASPARTACRKAVATHDEAVQAHFILGWLAVNAGSRQEARTHLERVVTLEPLHAEAWRLLAEQYRAAGMREALDGLKGRYREQFARELPAG; encoded by the coding sequence ATGAACCGCCGTGATTCCTCGCGGAGCGCGGGCCGCGCCGCCGCGCTGTGCCTGCTGCTGGCCGTCGCGAGCCTGGCCTGTGTGAAGCGGCCCATCGACTACGAGCGCGAGTACGCGAAGCAGCTCGCGCCCAGCAAGCTGGAGACGGGCTCCAAGTCCGCGTCCGGCCCGGTGCGGAAGCTGCGCGTCAGGGTGTACGCCGATTCCGACTATCGGGATCAGGTGATGCGCTGGAGGAGCAGCATCGTGGATCAGCTCCGGCGCGCCAGCGCGGTCGTGCGCGGCCCGCTCGGGGTGACGTTCGAGCTGGAGTCGACGCACCTGTGGGAGCGGAGGAGCTCGGAGTCCGAGCTGGACTCCTCGCTGACGGAGCTCGAGGCGCTGGATCCTGGCGAGGGCGTGGACCTCGTCATCGGCCTGGTGTCCCGGATGAAGGTCTTCAGCGCCGCACAGCACCAGCTCGGCATCGGGCGGATGTTCGGCCGTCACTGCGTGCTCCGCGAGATGGGGAACCCGGAGGAGGTGCAGAACATCATGAACATGCTCCTCCACCTGCCGGCGGACGAGCGCGAGGCGCTCTACCACGAGCGCAGGCTGCACAAGGAGACCTCCGTCTTCCTCCACGAGTGGGCCCACACCCTGGGCGCATTCCACGTCCAGAACTCCGCGTGGATGATGTACCCGAACTATGGGACGGAGCAGGCGGCCTTCGCCCCACGGACGCTGGAGATGCTCGCCGTCAGCCTCCGCCACCTGCCCCAGGCGCACAGGACGCCCGAAGCGCGGGTTGCCTGGGCTCGTGAGCTGAAGGAGAAGCTCGCCGCCACCGTGTGGTCCGACTGGGAGGGGCCCGACAAGGAAGAGGTGGTTGCATGGCTCGAGCACATGGCCTCTGCTCAGGCGAGCGTGGCGAAGGGCCCCGCGCCGCTCCCGTCCGCGGACCGCCAGCGGCTCGACGAAATCCTGGCGCTGGACCGTGAGGGGCGCTCCGAGGTCGCCGCGCAGCAGATGGAGTCCCTGTCCCGCTTCTACCCGGACCACGAGCAGGTGCAGTCGCTGGCGTGCTACCTGGGCACGCGCGCCGCGCCCCGGCTGCCCGCCACGCGGGAGCGCTGCGAGGCCACCGCCGCGCGCTTCCCGCGGGAGGCCGCGCCGCTGATGTACCTGGCCGTCCTCCAGCTCCAACTGGGCAGCCCCACCGAGGCCCAGGCCCACCTCGCCCAGGCCCGGCAACGCCTGGAGGCCCGCCCCGACACGGGCCCGGACCTCTGGGCCGACCTGTCGGGCCTCTTCAAGCAGACCGCGAGCCTCACCTGGGCCGAGGAGACCGCGCGGAAGGCGGCCGGAGTGAAGGATGCCGGGAAGGTGCTCTCCTGGGCCCTGCAGACGCGGCGCTGGGTGGCGCTGCCGGTGGACCCGAAGCTGAGCGGCGTGGACGTGGCGAGAGAGGGTGAGCTCATCCGCGCGGCGAAGGAGGTGGAGACCTCGCTCGACAAGGGGAGCATGGCGAAGGCGCAGTCCCGCCTGTCCTGGCTGTCGCGCGAGTTCCCCCGCGCCGCCGTCGGACACGTGCTCCAGTGCGAGCTCCACGTGCGCTCGGGCCGCGCGAGCCCCGCGCGCACGGCCTGCCGCAAGGCGGTGGCCACGCATGACGAGGCGGTCCAGGCGCACTTCATCCTCGGCTGGCTGGCGGTGAACGCGGGCTCGCGTCAGGAGGCACGGACGCACCTGGAGCGCGTCGTCACGCTGGAGCCGCTCCATGCGGAGGCATGGCGGCTGCTCGCGGAGCAGTACCGCGCCGCGGGGATGCGCGAGGCGCTGGATGGGCTGAAAGGTCGCTACCGCGAGCAGTTCGCGCGCGAGCTGCCGGCGGGTTGA
- a CDS encoding cyclic nucleotide-binding domain-containing protein, with product MSRSEAEMLKDGGAAGEGAFQALQALMMLAEPDRAAQLYEELGSAQRERLQKEAAQAAVAERQRLAEVMRLARDFSGAARLLDGCGTDALVAELYVQGGQYVEAAEAYLRAGQVERAAAAFERGGALERALEVYRGLGSREPMAQCLVRLGRPYEAAVLYRDLGQSHAEVEALGSVPAGDPRHLESVLRMCKLLDGEGFTRRALALLADTMRGAEQARADPALAAEKARLLRRMGMDAEAEAVIARLPASAAAPEANGYGYLKAIPIFGELSLEDMKDLYRVARQVLIPAGAVLLEKGAQGVGLFVLLEGTVEVFNGSEPEARRLNTLGPGAYLGEISLVQDAPVSAQVKARTAVRALRITRAGFQHYLDTHEAAALRIFRLFTQNLAARVRALST from the coding sequence ATGTCACGGTCCGAGGCGGAGATGCTCAAGGATGGCGGCGCGGCGGGTGAGGGCGCCTTCCAGGCGCTGCAGGCGCTGATGATGCTGGCGGAGCCGGACCGGGCCGCGCAGCTCTACGAGGAATTGGGCTCCGCGCAGCGCGAGCGACTCCAGAAGGAGGCGGCGCAGGCGGCGGTGGCGGAGCGCCAGCGGCTGGCGGAGGTGATGCGGCTGGCGCGTGACTTCTCCGGCGCCGCGCGGCTGCTGGATGGCTGCGGCACGGACGCCCTGGTGGCGGAGCTGTACGTCCAGGGCGGGCAGTACGTGGAAGCGGCCGAGGCCTACCTGCGCGCCGGTCAGGTGGAGCGCGCGGCGGCGGCCTTCGAGCGCGGGGGCGCGCTGGAGCGGGCACTGGAGGTGTATCGCGGCCTGGGCTCGCGCGAGCCGATGGCGCAGTGCCTGGTCCGGCTGGGGCGGCCCTACGAGGCGGCGGTGCTCTACCGCGACCTGGGCCAGTCCCATGCGGAGGTGGAGGCCCTGGGCAGCGTGCCCGCGGGCGACCCCCGGCACCTGGAGTCCGTGCTGCGCATGTGCAAGCTGCTGGATGGCGAGGGCTTCACGCGGCGGGCGCTGGCGCTGCTGGCGGACACGATGCGCGGCGCGGAGCAGGCGCGCGCGGACCCGGCGCTGGCGGCGGAGAAGGCGCGGCTGTTGCGCCGCATGGGCATGGACGCCGAGGCGGAGGCCGTCATCGCGCGGCTGCCCGCGAGCGCCGCCGCGCCCGAGGCCAACGGCTACGGCTACCTCAAGGCCATTCCCATCTTCGGCGAGCTGTCCCTGGAGGACATGAAGGACCTCTACCGCGTGGCGCGGCAGGTGCTCATCCCCGCGGGTGCGGTGCTGCTGGAGAAGGGCGCGCAGGGCGTGGGCCTCTTCGTGCTGCTGGAGGGCACGGTGGAGGTGTTCAACGGCTCGGAGCCGGAGGCGCGGCGCCTGAACACGCTGGGGCCCGGCGCGTACCTCGGGGAAATCTCCCTGGTGCAGGACGCGCCCGTGTCCGCGCAGGTGAAGGCGCGCACGGCCGTGCGCGCGCTGCGCATCACCCGTGCCGGCTTCCAGCACTACCTGGACACCCACGAGGCCGCCGCGCTGCGCATCTTCCGGCTCTTCACCCAGAACCTCGCCGCGCGGGTGCGGGCCCTGAGCACGTGA
- a CDS encoding FKBP-type peptidyl-prolyl cis-trans isomerase: MLRSLLVCALLVPLFGCGEDSQANPDNGDPTKVTYAESLNVSLEAMTLLPSGLYIQDLGDPGTGTEAVALKRVQVHYTGYLPDGTRFDSSAGGPPFAFTLGANEVIEGWDEGIVGMKVGGSRRLVIPASLGYGEDGVPGAIPPYSVLIFDTELMFVR, translated from the coding sequence ATGCTCCGCTCGCTGCTCGTCTGTGCCCTGCTCGTCCCGCTGTTCGGGTGTGGGGAGGACTCCCAGGCCAACCCGGACAATGGCGACCCGACCAAGGTGACGTATGCGGAGTCCCTGAACGTGAGCCTGGAGGCCATGACGCTCCTGCCGAGCGGCCTCTACATCCAGGACCTGGGAGACCCGGGCACCGGCACGGAGGCCGTGGCGCTGAAGCGGGTGCAGGTGCACTACACCGGGTATCTGCCGGACGGGACGCGGTTCGACTCCAGCGCGGGCGGGCCGCCCTTCGCCTTCACCCTGGGCGCGAACGAGGTCATCGAGGGGTGGGACGAGGGCATCGTCGGCATGAAGGTCGGCGGCTCGCGCCGGCTCGTCATCCCCGCGTCGCTCGGCTATGGCGAGGACGGCGTGCCCGGGGCCATCCCCCCGTACTCGGTGCTCATCTTCGACACGGAATTGATGTTCGTTCGCTGA
- a CDS encoding metallophosphoesterase, whose amino-acid sequence MPRWVSFLLFFIPVLVLLAAGHVYLYRRLVRDVTERQGLRRAARVLFAVGFSGAVGARAVGALLPSEATRLVGIGFLVWTGLVLYLLMFTLGVDLVLRAVRWRARRRAPAPATPEPASEAASAPPSPERRALLSRGLALGAGVAGAAVSTYGGWRAFHPPDVRDIPVRLPGLPKALEGFTLVQLTDIHIGGVLQRGFVDELVSRTNALKPDLIAITGDLVDGSVEGLGPFVAGFGGLRARHGTFFVTGNHDYYSGADAWVAFLERQGLQVLRNRSVSIGDGAASFQLAGVDDWSAERFGEPGYDLDRALRDVRPDRASVLLAHQPSNFDEVARRGVGLQLSGHTHGGQMFPGTIVGDLIWGDRNAGLSQTGQSQLYVSRGCGFVGPPMRVGAPPEIARLVLLPG is encoded by the coding sequence ATGCCACGCTGGGTCAGCTTCCTCCTCTTCTTCATCCCGGTGCTCGTGCTGCTGGCCGCCGGGCACGTGTACCTGTACCGCCGGCTCGTCCGGGACGTGACGGAGCGCCAGGGGCTCCGCCGCGCGGCGCGGGTGCTCTTCGCGGTGGGCTTCTCGGGGGCCGTCGGCGCCCGGGCCGTGGGCGCCCTCCTCCCGTCGGAGGCGACCCGCCTTGTGGGAATCGGCTTCCTCGTGTGGACGGGCCTCGTCCTCTACCTGCTCATGTTCACCCTCGGGGTGGACCTGGTGCTCAGGGCGGTGCGGTGGCGTGCCCGCCGCCGGGCCCCCGCCCCCGCGACGCCGGAGCCGGCTTCGGAGGCCGCCTCGGCGCCGCCCTCTCCCGAGCGACGGGCGCTGCTGAGCCGGGGGCTGGCCCTGGGTGCCGGGGTGGCGGGCGCGGCGGTCAGCACGTACGGGGGCTGGCGCGCCTTCCACCCGCCCGACGTCCGCGACATCCCGGTGCGCCTGCCCGGACTGCCGAAGGCGCTGGAGGGCTTCACGCTGGTGCAGCTCACGGACATCCACATCGGCGGAGTGCTCCAGCGCGGCTTCGTGGACGAGTTGGTGTCGCGCACCAACGCGCTGAAGCCGGACCTCATCGCCATCACCGGGGACCTGGTGGACGGCTCCGTCGAGGGGCTGGGGCCCTTCGTCGCGGGCTTCGGCGGCCTGCGCGCCCGGCATGGCACCTTCTTCGTCACCGGCAACCACGACTACTACTCGGGCGCGGACGCCTGGGTCGCCTTCCTGGAGCGCCAGGGCCTCCAGGTGCTGCGCAACCGCTCGGTGTCCATTGGCGACGGCGCGGCGTCCTTCCAACTGGCGGGCGTGGACGACTGGAGCGCGGAGCGGTTCGGCGAGCCCGGCTATGACCTGGACCGGGCGCTGCGCGACGTGCGGCCCGACCGTGCGTCGGTGCTGCTGGCGCACCAGCCCTCCAACTTCGACGAGGTCGCCCGGCGCGGCGTGGGCCTGCAACTCTCCGGGCACACCCACGGCGGGCAGATGTTCCCTGGCACGATTGTGGGAGACCTCATCTGGGGCGACCGCAACGCGGGGCTGAGCCAGACGGGCCAGTCCCAGCTCTACGTCAGCCGGGGCTGCGGCTTCGTCGGCCCGCCCATGCGCGTGGGGGCCCCACCAGAGATTGCCCGCCTCGTGCTCCTCCCCGGGTAG
- a CDS encoding RNA polymerase sigma factor codes for MGSPTDEELMERFRNGAQDAFEALFARHSGRVQGFLARMVRSGPLAEDLLQSTFLSVIRSRGRYEPGTRFVPWLMTIAANAARDALRHQRHVDAYASREDVGTPLSVQPPAGDPGMRRHLLDALQQLHPDHREAVVLSKVEGWSFEEIAALRGISPGAARLRAHRGYERLRELLGSMEEAQ; via the coding sequence ATGGGGAGTCCGACGGACGAAGAGCTCATGGAACGGTTTCGAAACGGAGCACAAGACGCCTTCGAGGCCCTCTTCGCCCGGCACTCCGGCCGGGTGCAGGGCTTCCTCGCGCGGATGGTGCGAAGCGGACCGCTCGCGGAGGACCTCCTGCAATCCACCTTCCTGTCCGTCATCCGCTCCCGGGGCCGGTACGAGCCGGGCACCCGCTTCGTGCCGTGGCTGATGACCATCGCCGCCAATGCCGCGCGGGATGCGCTGCGGCACCAGCGCCACGTGGACGCGTACGCCTCGCGAGAGGACGTGGGCACGCCCCTGTCCGTGCAGCCTCCAGCCGGCGACCCCGGCATGCGCAGGCACCTGCTGGACGCGCTGCAACAGCTCCACCCGGACCACCGCGAGGCGGTGGTGCTGAGCAAGGTGGAGGGCTGGTCCTTCGAGGAGATTGCCGCGCTGCGCGGCATCAGCCCGGGCGCGGCCCGCCTGCGCGCGCACCGGGGCTATGAGCGGCTGCGGGAGCTGCTGGGCTCGATGGAGGAGGCGCAATGA
- a CDS encoding DUF1109 domain-containing protein: MSPPVDLDGLLSQTPPRDEAAAGRALAAAREELALRRPSRSWRTQAAWLMAASGGVALLIAGVLRAVDVTSSQLLLGRAHLMALLLVTCAVCSWGALSPRGRGLRRVGVVLAMVSAAMLVLARDTPHAASTLPDWVCTASHLGVGLVPLVVAVLALRSAVFQPLRAVVAGLAVGTTGAFLGELACEQGWRHVAGYHLLAWGLVTVASLVISKSLKPRSHAP, translated from the coding sequence ATGAGCCCGCCCGTCGACCTCGATGGATTGCTCTCCCAGACACCTCCGCGGGACGAGGCCGCGGCGGGGCGCGCGCTCGCGGCGGCCCGGGAAGAGCTGGCGCTGCGGCGTCCGTCGCGGAGCTGGCGCACGCAGGCGGCCTGGCTGATGGCGGCCTCGGGCGGGGTGGCGCTCCTCATCGCCGGAGTCCTGCGGGCCGTGGACGTCACGTCGAGCCAACTGCTGCTGGGCCGCGCGCACCTGATGGCGCTACTGCTCGTCACCTGCGCGGTGTGTTCCTGGGGCGCGCTGTCTCCGCGAGGACGCGGGCTGCGGCGCGTGGGCGTCGTCCTGGCGATGGTGAGCGCGGCCATGCTCGTGCTCGCGCGGGACACGCCGCATGCGGCCTCCACCCTGCCCGATTGGGTGTGCACGGCGAGCCACCTCGGGGTGGGACTGGTGCCCCTGGTGGTGGCGGTGCTCGCGCTGCGAAGCGCCGTCTTCCAGCCCCTGCGCGCCGTGGTGGCGGGCCTGGCGGTGGGGACAACGGGCGCCTTCCTGGGAGAGCTCGCGTGCGAGCAGGGCTGGCGTCACGTCGCCGGCTACCACCTGCTGGCGTGGGGACTCGTCACCGTTGCGTCACTGGTCATCTCCAAGTCGCTCAAACCCCGTTCCCATGCGCCATGA
- a CDS encoding Carotenogenesis protein CarS, translating into MIQDPSLIICSDVDGAPVRIGESVKIVSRSEDGTISQRFLGQTGVVVGLVFDDPATQYPEDPLIQVHVDGLGEDLFFPEELELAPAWARNRIAQHRQAAREVGRPGAERLS; encoded by the coding sequence ATGATCCAGGACCCCTCTCTCATCATCTGCAGTGACGTGGACGGCGCGCCGGTGAGAATCGGCGAGTCCGTGAAGATCGTCAGCCGCTCGGAGGATGGCACCATCAGCCAGCGGTTTCTCGGACAGACGGGCGTGGTGGTAGGGCTCGTGTTCGACGACCCGGCCACCCAGTACCCGGAGGACCCGCTCATCCAGGTCCACGTCGACGGGCTGGGAGAGGACCTCTTCTTCCCCGAGGAGCTGGAGCTGGCGCCCGCCTGGGCCCGCAACCGGATTGCCCAGCACCGGCAGGCGGCGCGCGAGGTGGGCAGGCCCGGCGCGGAGCGGCTGTCCTGA